In a genomic window of Magnolia sinica isolate HGM2019 chromosome 16, MsV1, whole genome shotgun sequence:
- the LOC131229119 gene encoding uncharacterized protein LOC131229119 — protein MFRRRHAHDQQENDLVHREAKVNELKAAIGPLSGRSSRFCTDACLRRYLEARNWNVDRSKKMLEETLKWRSTYKPEEIRWHEVAIEGETGKAYRANFNDHQGRTVLILRPGKQNTSSHDNQLRHLVYLIENAIISLPEGHEQMVWMIDFSGWSLTNSVPIKTARETVNILQNHYPERLAAAFLYNPPRIFETFWKIVKYFLDPKTFQKVKFIYLKNEESLELMRQNFDVEALPADFGGKDASQYDHEEFSRLMARDDVKTEGFWGLDDKPSRTSKGHSAAEVAPEPVLATPQVS, from the exons ATGTTCCGTAGACGGCATGCTCATGATCAGCAGGAAAATGATCTTGTGCACCGAGAAGCCAAG GTCAATGAGCTCAAAGCTGCTATTGGACCACTATCTGGACGTAGTTCACGGTTTTGTACTGATGCATGTCTAAGGAGGTATTTGGAAGCCCGGAACTGGAATGTCGACAGATCAAAGAAAATGTTGGAAGAGACATTGAAGTGGAGATCAACATATAAGCCTGAGGAAATCCGCTGG CATGAAGTGGCCATTGAAGGTGAGACAGGGAAAGCATACAGAGCAAATTTTAATGATCATCAGGGAAGGACTGTTCTTATACTCAGACCAGGAAAGCAG AACACATCATCCCATGACAATCAGCTCCGCCATCTGGTATATCTCATAGAGAATGCAATAATTAGCCTGCCTGAGGGTCACGagcagatggtgtggatgatagaCTTCAGTGGCTGGTCATTAACAAACTCAGTACCTATCAAGACCGCCCGAGAAACTGTGAATATATTGCAGAATCACTATCCGGAGAGGCTTGCTGCAGCCTTTCTCTACAATCCTCCGAGGATCTTCGAAACCTTTTGGAAG ATTGTCAAGTACTTCTTAGATCCAAAAACATTTCAGAAGGTGAAATTCATTTACCTGAAGAATGAAGAAAGCTTAGAGCTCATGAGACAGAACTTCGATGTTGAGGCCCTTCCTGCTGATTTTGGAGGAAAAGATGCTTCGCAGTATGACCATGAGGAATTCTCAAGATTGATGGCTAGGGATGATGTAAAAACAGAAGGATTTTGGGGGTTAGATGATAAGCCCAGCCGTACTAGTAAGGGGCATTCAGCTGCAGAGGTGGCTCCTGAACCGGTTCTTGCCACCCCGCAAGTCAGCTAA
- the LOC131229903 gene encoding uncharacterized protein At1g01500-like — protein MECYDPVSVDESADPSRKIIWHSNYQPKLSPWFDLRVFYVRVSNCEVDEFTPEYLTLNHIPLSPDTLLEVNGTRSSMYSEGVSLLLRRDRVDKKSEEATFVSTDNIRTTGSVKFEVYDRDDLLLSGVLETSNSNGFIGESKNHSKQWTVNCQSEVTAGTGFPRGKQYMGSESLLPTVEVYIAGCFSGTPIILTKTLQLSFRKKHTRRGMLDSIPEYETTESKTEVPSELALQLSNFQDYKQENDDDDYHSLYSRGEYIEGEDGELSWFNAGVRVGVGIGLGICVGIGIGVGLLVRTYQATTRNFKRRLP, from the exons ATGGAGTGTTATGATCCTGTGAGTGTTGATGAATCGGCCGATCCTAGCCGGAAGATTATTTGGCACTCTAATTACCAACCCAAGTTATCACCTTGGTTCGATCTGAGGGTTTTCTATGTGAGAGTTAGCAATTGTGAGGTCGATGAATTCACCCCAGAGTATCTCACTCTCAATCATATCCCTCTTAGCCCTGACACCCTCCTTGAAGTGAATGGAACAAGAAGCAGCATGTACTCTGAAGGTGTTTCTTTGCTGCTAAGAAGGGATAGGGTCGATAAGAAATCTGAAGAAGCCACATTCGTGAGCACAGATAATATAAGGACGACAGGGAGTGTGAAATTTGAGGTCTATGATAGAGATGatctgttgctctcgggagtctTGGAGACGTCTAACAGTAACGGTTTCATAGGGGAGTCGAAAAACCACAGCAAGCAGTGGACCGTGAATTGCCAATCAGAGGTGACCGCTGGCACAGGCTTCCCGAGGGGAAAACAGTATATGGGTTCTGAATCTCTACTGCCGACTGTGGAGGTTTACATTGCAGGTTGTTTCTCGGGCACTCCTATCATCTTGACCAAGACTCTTCAGCTCAGTTTTCGGAAGAAGCACACAAGGAGGGGGATGTTGGATTCGATTCCGGAGTATGAGACAACTGAAAGCAAGACAGAGGTACCATCTGAGCTTGCCTTGCAG TTATCCAATTTCCAGGACTACAAACAGGAGAACGACGATGATGACTATCACAGTCTCTACTCGAGGGGGGAGTACATAGAAGGTGAGGATGGGGAGCTCTCATGGTTCAATGCTGGCGTGAGGGTAGGCGTTGGGATTGGCCTTGGCATTTGTGTGGGCATTGGAATAGGAGTTGGTTTGCTAGTCCGTACATATCAGGCAACCACCCGGAACTTCAAGAGGCGACTACCATAA